The following proteins are encoded in a genomic region of Glycine max cultivar Williams 82 chromosome 18, Glycine_max_v4.0, whole genome shotgun sequence:
- the LOC100527635 gene encoding protein JASON isoform X1 has translation MGCFFACFRARDTSAAATTATVPSSRSSKHKPNDVAVSRNRLSTLFLSEEEREDSVMRDDGKSIEVGSLKGDSEAKFLKAGGTLARTPLEKSHLDGQPFNPSTPVKCCEEGGERTDSLEQTPSSCISNAQSTQCDPIDSTEGIRTGSLHSLDKNTASVSPWPSTTYTKRRNKFVRFECGSDLSSCDSSDYGGRHMKKTDSPNNESAYKPSPNPTPMKLSDEMQTPGTVYPATKDLPNGKPRLKSQFVYPINNPGDDVSLKKFEESESVELSQITTSTPEKGLKKMSCENVCKVEESLSSWLKPAAVILEERNKRMQTAYNQVRKTPADRPIIGMVAAHWNEDEDSQAPPPKWWDGNGIPNSTNKYKEDQKVKWHATPFEERLEKALSEETVISQRKDACGKSIPFDDNEESDTALSQLQSSTHPQSVVSF, from the exons ATGGGGTGCTTCTTCGCTTGCTTCAGAGCCCGCGATACCTCCGCCGCCGCTACCACTGCTACGGTGCCTTCTTCTCGTTCCAGCAAACACAAACCAAAC GATGTTGCGGTCTCTCGAAATCGGTTATCCACTTTGTTTCTATCCGAag aagagagagaagactCTGTTATGCGTGATGATGGGAAAAGTATTGAAGTGGGATCTCTGAAAGGTGACAGTgag GCCAAGTTTCTCAAAGCTGGTGGTACCTTAGCAAGGACCCCTCTTGAGAAATCCCACCTTGATGGTCAACCTTTCAATCCCTCAACTCCTGTAAAATGTTGCGAGGAAGGGGGGGAGAGAACTGATTCCTTGGAGCAAACACCAAGCAG CTGTATCTCCAATGCGCAAAGTACTCAATGTGACCCTATTGATTCTACGGAAGGAATTAGGACAGGGAGTCTTCACAGTTTGGACAAGAATACAGCTTCTGTTTCACCTTGGCCATCGACCACATACACTAAGAGGAGGAACAAGTTTGTACGTTTTGAATGTGGCAGTGATTTATCATCCTGTGATTCATCTGATTATGGCGGACGACATATGAAGAAAACAGATTCACCAAATAATGAGAGTGCATATAAACCATCGCCTAATCCTACCCCGATGAAGCTATCTGACGAGATGCAAACTCCTGGAACAGTTTACCCTGCAACAAAAGACTTGCCAAATGGTAAGCCTCGACTTAAGTCCCAGTTTGTGTATCCAATTAACAACCCTGGTGATGATGTCTCTCTGAAGAAATTTGAGGAGAGTGAATCAGTTGAGCTGTCTCAAATTACAACTTCAACTCCTGAAAAAGGGTTAAAGAAAATGTCTTGTGAAAATGTATGTAAGGTGGAGGAAAGCTTGTCTTCCTGGTTGAAGCCTGCGGCTGTCATTCTGGAGGAGAGAAACAAGAGAATGCAGACCGCTTATAATCAGGTCCGCAAAACACCTGCTGATAGGCCTATCATTGGGATGGTTGCAGCTCACTGGAATGAGGATGAGGATTCTCAAGCTCCTCCTCCTAAGTGGTGGGATGGTAATGGCATACCAAATTCAACCAATAAGTATAAAGAA gATCAGAAAGTGAAATGGCATGCAACACCATTTGAAGAGAGGCTGGAAAAGGCATTATCTGAGGAGACTGTCATCTCTCAAAG GAAGGATGCATGTGGAAAATCAATTCCTTTTGATGACAACGAAGAAAGTGATACTGCACTATCTCAGCTGCAATCTTCAACTCATCCACAGTCAGTGGTGTCATTCTGA
- the LOC100527635 gene encoding protein JASON isoform X3 — MGCFFACFRARDTSAAATTATVPSSRSSKHKPNDVAVSRNRLSTLFLSEEEREDSVMRDDGKSIEVGSLKGDSEAKFLKAGGTLARTPLEKSHLDGQPFNPSTPVKCCEEGGERTDSLEQTPSSCISNAQSTQCDPIDSTEGIRTGSLHSLDKNTASVSPWPSTTYTKRRNKFVRFECGSDLSSCDSSDYGGRHMKKTDSPNNESAYKPSPNPTPMKLSDEMQTPGTVYPATKDLPNGKPRLKSQFVYPINNPGDDVSLKKFEESESVELSQITTSTPEKGLKKMSCENVCKVEESLSSWLKPAAVILEERNKRMQTAYNQVRKTPADRPIIGMVAAHWNEDEDSQAPPPKWWDGSESEMACNTI, encoded by the exons ATGGGGTGCTTCTTCGCTTGCTTCAGAGCCCGCGATACCTCCGCCGCCGCTACCACTGCTACGGTGCCTTCTTCTCGTTCCAGCAAACACAAACCAAAC GATGTTGCGGTCTCTCGAAATCGGTTATCCACTTTGTTTCTATCCGAag aagagagagaagactCTGTTATGCGTGATGATGGGAAAAGTATTGAAGTGGGATCTCTGAAAGGTGACAGTgag GCCAAGTTTCTCAAAGCTGGTGGTACCTTAGCAAGGACCCCTCTTGAGAAATCCCACCTTGATGGTCAACCTTTCAATCCCTCAACTCCTGTAAAATGTTGCGAGGAAGGGGGGGAGAGAACTGATTCCTTGGAGCAAACACCAAGCAG CTGTATCTCCAATGCGCAAAGTACTCAATGTGACCCTATTGATTCTACGGAAGGAATTAGGACAGGGAGTCTTCACAGTTTGGACAAGAATACAGCTTCTGTTTCACCTTGGCCATCGACCACATACACTAAGAGGAGGAACAAGTTTGTACGTTTTGAATGTGGCAGTGATTTATCATCCTGTGATTCATCTGATTATGGCGGACGACATATGAAGAAAACAGATTCACCAAATAATGAGAGTGCATATAAACCATCGCCTAATCCTACCCCGATGAAGCTATCTGACGAGATGCAAACTCCTGGAACAGTTTACCCTGCAACAAAAGACTTGCCAAATGGTAAGCCTCGACTTAAGTCCCAGTTTGTGTATCCAATTAACAACCCTGGTGATGATGTCTCTCTGAAGAAATTTGAGGAGAGTGAATCAGTTGAGCTGTCTCAAATTACAACTTCAACTCCTGAAAAAGGGTTAAAGAAAATGTCTTGTGAAAATGTATGTAAGGTGGAGGAAAGCTTGTCTTCCTGGTTGAAGCCTGCGGCTGTCATTCTGGAGGAGAGAAACAAGAGAATGCAGACCGCTTATAATCAGGTCCGCAAAACACCTGCTGATAGGCCTATCATTGGGATGGTTGCAGCTCACTGGAATGAGGATGAGGATTCTCAAGCTCCTCCTCCTAAGTGGTGGGATG gATCAGAAAGTGAAATGGCATGCAACACCATTTGA
- the LOC100527635 gene encoding protein JASON isoform X2, with product MGCFFACFRARDTSAAATTATVPSSRSSKHKPNDVAVSRNRLSTLFLSEEREDSVMRDDGKSIEVGSLKGDSEAKFLKAGGTLARTPLEKSHLDGQPFNPSTPVKCCEEGGERTDSLEQTPSSCISNAQSTQCDPIDSTEGIRTGSLHSLDKNTASVSPWPSTTYTKRRNKFVRFECGSDLSSCDSSDYGGRHMKKTDSPNNESAYKPSPNPTPMKLSDEMQTPGTVYPATKDLPNGKPRLKSQFVYPINNPGDDVSLKKFEESESVELSQITTSTPEKGLKKMSCENVCKVEESLSSWLKPAAVILEERNKRMQTAYNQVRKTPADRPIIGMVAAHWNEDEDSQAPPPKWWDGNGIPNSTNKYKEDQKVKWHATPFEERLEKALSEETVISQRKDACGKSIPFDDNEESDTALSQLQSSTHPQSVVSF from the exons ATGGGGTGCTTCTTCGCTTGCTTCAGAGCCCGCGATACCTCCGCCGCCGCTACCACTGCTACGGTGCCTTCTTCTCGTTCCAGCAAACACAAACCAAAC GATGTTGCGGTCTCTCGAAATCGGTTATCCACTTTGTTTCTATCCGAag agagagaagactCTGTTATGCGTGATGATGGGAAAAGTATTGAAGTGGGATCTCTGAAAGGTGACAGTgag GCCAAGTTTCTCAAAGCTGGTGGTACCTTAGCAAGGACCCCTCTTGAGAAATCCCACCTTGATGGTCAACCTTTCAATCCCTCAACTCCTGTAAAATGTTGCGAGGAAGGGGGGGAGAGAACTGATTCCTTGGAGCAAACACCAAGCAG CTGTATCTCCAATGCGCAAAGTACTCAATGTGACCCTATTGATTCTACGGAAGGAATTAGGACAGGGAGTCTTCACAGTTTGGACAAGAATACAGCTTCTGTTTCACCTTGGCCATCGACCACATACACTAAGAGGAGGAACAAGTTTGTACGTTTTGAATGTGGCAGTGATTTATCATCCTGTGATTCATCTGATTATGGCGGACGACATATGAAGAAAACAGATTCACCAAATAATGAGAGTGCATATAAACCATCGCCTAATCCTACCCCGATGAAGCTATCTGACGAGATGCAAACTCCTGGAACAGTTTACCCTGCAACAAAAGACTTGCCAAATGGTAAGCCTCGACTTAAGTCCCAGTTTGTGTATCCAATTAACAACCCTGGTGATGATGTCTCTCTGAAGAAATTTGAGGAGAGTGAATCAGTTGAGCTGTCTCAAATTACAACTTCAACTCCTGAAAAAGGGTTAAAGAAAATGTCTTGTGAAAATGTATGTAAGGTGGAGGAAAGCTTGTCTTCCTGGTTGAAGCCTGCGGCTGTCATTCTGGAGGAGAGAAACAAGAGAATGCAGACCGCTTATAATCAGGTCCGCAAAACACCTGCTGATAGGCCTATCATTGGGATGGTTGCAGCTCACTGGAATGAGGATGAGGATTCTCAAGCTCCTCCTCCTAAGTGGTGGGATGGTAATGGCATACCAAATTCAACCAATAAGTATAAAGAA gATCAGAAAGTGAAATGGCATGCAACACCATTTGAAGAGAGGCTGGAAAAGGCATTATCTGAGGAGACTGTCATCTCTCAAAG GAAGGATGCATGTGGAAAATCAATTCCTTTTGATGACAACGAAGAAAGTGATACTGCACTATCTCAGCTGCAATCTTCAACTCATCCACAGTCAGTGGTGTCATTCTGA
- the LOC102667054 gene encoding uncharacterized protein, with translation MCRRIGNLKITPTKMMLQLVDLSISRPYGVVEDVLIMVCQFTFPVDFLIMDIEEDLDIPLILGCPFVLTAKCVVDMENGNLEMSVEAIEQEADLARRHLKVVFLEEDEVKPVWNLAAPSIVLPRPRRVKAQTTLDTPLAPPPVILPPTTSSTADKPFSSSSQQDHLV, from the exons ATGTGTCGGAGAATTGGGAATTTGAAGATTACTCCCACCAAAATGATGCTTCAGCTAGTAGACCTTTCGATCAGCAGACCATATGGTGTAGTTGAAGATGTCCTAATCATGGTTTGCCAATTCACTTTTCCGGTGGACTTTCTGATAATGGATATAGAAGAGGATCTTGACATTCCTCTAATATTGGGTTGTCCATTCGTGCTTACTGCAAAATGTGTTGTGGACATGGAGAATGGCAACTTGGAGATGAGT GTGGAGGCAATTGAGCAAGAAGCTGACCTTGCTAGGCGACACCTGAAGGTTGTGTttctagaagaagatgaagtcaagcCAGTTTGGAATCTAGCAGCCCCTTCCATTGTCCTCCCTAGGCCAAGGCGAGTCAAGGCCCAAACTACTCTAGACACTCCACTAGCTCCACCTCCAGTAATCCTTCCTCCAACCACCTCTTCTACAGCCGACAAGCCTTTTTCCTCGTCTTCCCAGCAGGATCATCTAGTCTAG
- the LOC102667181 gene encoding loricrin-like produces MPPPTSPSPNWFVQTTTYLPFIKSACLNDHCTTTSLPLQVPIHVLWQAMNYDLCGVGGEGEVSYPIKINLNVFLCGGDDVNGGGGAGSGGGGDNDEGGGSCSGDSNGGCDDGVGGGISNCDGGDAGGGCGNVTSDGRRNNSYCGGDIVNDSGRGGGIYDSCSL; encoded by the exons ATGCCACCACCAACCTCCCCTTCACCAAATTGGTTCGTCCAAACCACCACTTACCTCCCCTTCATCAAATCCGCCTGCCTAAACGACCATTGCACCACCACTAGCCTCCCCCTTCAAGTTCCCATACACGTTTTGTGGCAGGCTATGAATTACGATCTGTGTGGTGTTGGCGGTGAAGGAG aAGTTTCATAtcctattaaaattaatttaaatgtgtttttgtgTGGTGGTGATGATGTCAATGGTGGTGGAGGTGCtggtagtggtggtggtggtgacaatGACGAGGGTGGTGGTAGCTGTAGTGGAGATAGTAATGGTGGTTGTGATGATGGTGTTGGTGGTGGTATCAGTAATTGTGATGGTGGTGATGCTGGTGGTGGTTGCGGTAATGTCACTAGTGATGGTAGAAGAAACAATAGTTATTGTGGAGGCGATATTGTCAATGATAGTGGTCGTGGTGGTGGTATTTATGATAGTTGTAGTTTATAA
- the LOC102666933 gene encoding disease resistance RPP13-like protein 4, which translates to MSIRTNPMKAVPTLLKRLVTVEKQLKQVNLNDLKSELIRIKDLFSLVKKNEEELLDTLTVLDGYLRNKNINKLTEEEGHIRKRIRESTQKLLPAGEIQSTNIEDSQSSRKLPSSLQREELEMIEVNCNKLDHVGKRCLLSLLHFPENAVMKKSNIILWWVGVGLTANENGEDVFDKLMDYKIIVPHRSDKYPIENKFRINPCVHHIHKSGKLLLENDEKQPLQIITPSHHSDSGTYLALDKQKVKLSDQFGFKSNNCRSVFNVGASYLNFGPQWMAKMKHLEVLQLGRWLQGSPKHHIEVESEEFLKELRDQKELKYLSLRGISRISELPLSIFQLESLETLDLKACHNLETLPNDIASLRNLRHLDLSQCYLLDRMPKGIEKLAKLEVLKGFVIGSSIKTPCNVSDLAHLSKLKQLSIHIGSGAVIQDKEFESLEKLSELEKLKISWGVFDTRYSAIQVTLPSNLKKLHLEGFPGQNIPEWLKPDKISTSLCELSITGGRLKSMDLQQYAHVSCSLQIIRLKYLKHLKLD; encoded by the coding sequence atgtctattCGAACAAATCCCATGAAAGCAGTGCCTACGTTGTTGAAGCGGCTGGTGACAGTAGAGAAACAACTCAAACAAGTGAATTTGAATGATTTGAAGTCTGAGTTGATTAGGATAAAGGACCTGTTTTCCTTAgtgaagaaaaatgaagaagaactCCTTGACACATTAACAGTCCTGGATGGCTATCTTCgcaacaaaaacataaataagtTGACAGAAGAGGAGGGACACATTCGCAAGAGAATAAGAGAATCAACTCAAAAGTTGCTGCCTGCTGGTGAAATCCAAAGTACTAATATAGAGGATTCTCAGTCATCAAGAAAACTCCCTTCGAGCCTACAACGTGAGGagttggaaatgattgaggtaAATTGTAACAAACTTGATCATGTTGGAAAACGTTGCTTGTTGTCTCTCTTACATTTCCCTGAAAATGCTGTTATGAAGAAAAGTAATATAATTCTCTGGTGGGTTGGAGTGGGTTTAACAGCAAATGAAAATGGTGAGGATGTGTTTGACAAGCTTATggattataaaataattgtacCGCATCGTAGTGACAAGTATCCCATTGAgaataaatttagaattaaTCCTTGTGTCCATCATATCCATAAGTCAGGGAAGTTGTTGTTAGAAAATGATGAAAAGCAGCCTTTACAAATTATAACCCCATCTCATCATAGTGATTCAGGTACTTATTTAGCACTTGACAAACAAAAGGTTAAACTAAGTGATCAGTTTGGTTTTAAATCCAACAATTGCAGAAGTGTTTTTAATGTTGGTGCAAGTTATCTTAATTTTGGACCCCAATGGATGGCCAAAATGAAGCATTTGGAGGTGCTTCAACTGGGTCGTTGGCTGCAAGGTTCACCAAAACATCATATTGAAGTGGAGAGTGAagaattcttgaaggagttaaGGGATCAAAAGGAGTTGAAGTATCTTAGCCTTCGCGGGATATCAAGAATATCTGAACTGCCACTCTCCATTTTTCAACTCGAGAGCCTAGAAACTCTCGATCTGAAGGCCTGCCACAATCTAGAAACATTACCTAATGATATTGCATCATTGAGAAACCTCAGACATTTGGATTTGTCTCAGTGTTACTTGTTGGACAGAATGCCAAAGGGGATTGAAAAGCTGGCTAAGCTTGAAGTACTCAAGGGATTTGTAATAGGTAGTTCTATCAAGACTCCCTGCAATGTATCAGATCTTGCACATTTGTCAAAACTAAAGCAACTCAGCATACATATAGGAAGTGGGGCCGTGATCCAAGATAAAGAGTTTGAAAGCTTGGAAAAGTTGTCTGAACTTGAGAAACTCAAAATATCATGGGGTGTGTTTGACACAAGGTACAGTGCTATTCAGGTCACTTTGccttcaaatttgaaaaagttgCATCTTGAAGGGTTTCCTGGACAAAATATACCAGAATGGTTGAAGCCTGACAAGATAAGTACGAGTTTGTGTGAGCTATCTATAACAGGAGGAAGACTCAAAAGTATGGATCTTCAACAATATGCTCACGTGTCTTGCTCATTACAGATCATACGTCTCAAGTACCTAAAACATTTGAAGCTTGATTGA